In the genome of Hymenobacter taeanensis, one region contains:
- a CDS encoding uroporphyrinogen-III synthase, with protein MAESNDKPGTGRHAKRISSILVTQPKPTNDVSPYFAIADKYGIKVDFREFIEVQPVSYKDFRKEKVNILEHTAIIFTSRNAVDHFFRTCQEAKIEMPAEMKYFCISEQTANYLQKYIVLRKRKLFVGQRTAADLFEVIKKHKNEKFLYPCSDIRKDDIPEFMRANGFKFTEAVIYRTVASDLSDLSDVKYDCIAFFSPSGISSLFINFPDFEQNGTRIAAFGPTTAKAVIDAGLELDIEAPQPNAPSMTGAIEAYIRLHHGADSNKEKSKNGKQSA; from the coding sequence ATGGCCGAAAGCAACGACAAACCGGGGACGGGCCGTCATGCCAAGCGTATCTCCAGCATTCTTGTCACCCAGCCCAAGCCCACGAACGACGTTTCTCCCTACTTTGCTATTGCCGATAAGTATGGCATCAAGGTAGATTTTCGTGAGTTTATTGAGGTGCAGCCGGTCTCCTACAAGGACTTCCGCAAAGAAAAGGTCAACATTCTTGAGCATACGGCTATCATTTTCACGAGCCGTAATGCCGTAGACCATTTCTTCCGCACTTGCCAGGAAGCCAAGATTGAGATGCCAGCGGAGATGAAGTATTTCTGCATCTCTGAGCAAACGGCTAATTACTTGCAGAAGTATATTGTGCTACGCAAGCGCAAGCTATTTGTAGGCCAGCGGACGGCCGCTGATCTGTTCGAGGTCATCAAGAAGCATAAGAACGAGAAGTTCCTGTATCCCTGCTCCGACATTCGCAAGGATGATATCCCGGAGTTTATGCGGGCAAATGGCTTCAAGTTTACGGAGGCTGTTATTTATCGTACCGTTGCCAGCGACCTGTCTGACTTGTCAGATGTGAAGTACGACTGCATTGCTTTCTTCAGTCCCTCAGGTATTAGCTCGCTCTTCATCAATTTCCCTGATTTCGAGCAAAATGGTACCCGTATTGCCGCATTCGGCCCTACTACGGCTAAAGCAGTCATTGACGCAGGGTTAGAGCTTGATATTGAGGCTCCCCAACCCAATGCACCCTCCATGACCGGCGCTATTGAGGCCTACATACGGCTGCATCATGGGGCCGATAGTAACAAGGAAAAAAGCAAGAACGGCAAGCAAAGCGCCTGA
- a CDS encoding PorP/SprF family type IX secretion system membrane protein: MKKILLPAFLLLSAASTAVAQQQPQFSHYGFNGMYLNPAYAGIKGQGEITAIGRSQYYGYDATFDSGGTLQTASLTASLPVAAIGGGLGIGIYRDKVAQLSTTNAQLSYSKHIKVGEGRLGIGVQAIFNNIYQGTYRFIDEGDVKIPREGSDQKFDAGVGAWYESDKLYAGLSFNNLFRSGYKFNSEVVGGKTAEYINENHAYLTAGYNIEASSSVVVTPTLLVKMVLPGKFGDNSKFAFKNNSYEVGARATFNERFWGGIGYRYDESFTGMAGLSFAKDNAMRVGLAYDLVAFNSDARALSSFEILLSYRLPKPGLLVRPAIRTPRYSF; the protein is encoded by the coding sequence ATGAAGAAGATTTTACTTCCTGCTTTCTTATTATTATCTGCAGCAAGCACTGCAGTTGCCCAACAACAGCCCCAGTTCAGCCATTATGGCTTTAACGGTATGTATCTTAATCCGGCGTATGCCGGAATAAAAGGGCAGGGAGAAATCACAGCTATTGGTCGGTCACAATATTATGGCTACGATGCCACCTTCGATAGTGGCGGTACTCTCCAGACTGCTTCACTAACTGCTTCGTTGCCTGTCGCTGCTATTGGGGGCGGCTTAGGCATTGGTATCTACCGCGACAAAGTAGCTCAGCTGTCCACTACCAATGCGCAGCTCTCATACTCCAAACACATAAAAGTTGGAGAAGGCCGGTTGGGAATAGGTGTGCAGGCTATATTTAATAATATATACCAAGGCACTTACAGGTTTATAGACGAGGGAGACGTTAAAATCCCGCGTGAAGGCTCTGATCAGAAGTTTGATGCTGGTGTGGGAGCCTGGTATGAATCAGATAAGCTGTATGCAGGTTTGAGCTTTAATAATCTCTTCCGCTCCGGCTATAAGTTCAACAGTGAAGTAGTGGGAGGCAAGACGGCAGAGTACATCAATGAAAATCATGCGTATCTTACTGCTGGTTACAATATTGAAGCCTCGTCTTCCGTTGTTGTAACACCCACTTTGTTGGTGAAAATGGTGCTGCCAGGTAAGTTTGGGGACAACAGCAAGTTCGCGTTTAAGAACAACTCGTATGAGGTTGGCGCTCGTGCCACTTTTAATGAGCGTTTCTGGGGTGGGATAGGGTATCGGTACGATGAATCGTTCACCGGGATGGCTGGCCTAAGTTTTGCTAAGGATAATGCAATGCGTGTGGGACTGGCCTACGACTTAGTTGCATTTAACTCAGATGCGCGTGCTCTGAGCTCCTTTGAGATTTTGCTGTCTTACCGCTTGCCCAAACCAGGGCTGTTGGTTCGCCCGGCAATTCGTACCCCACGCTACAGCTTTTAA
- a CDS encoding SUMF1/EgtB/PvdO family nonheme iron enzyme has translation MNKFLILPLVAFSTLLLGGCGFGKGPQGDLVGAEDRPEFNPQEVPYGMVPCPGGTFHMGQTDQDISASMVNMNKQVTIAGFYMDETEITNNEYRQFMNAIRQDSIDVLGEEYVMTELYPDTTVWVRDFTYHMGDPLMEYYYTHPAFDDYPVVGVDWFAAKYFCNWRTKHKNAANEEAGLAPTPNFRLPSEAEWEYAARGGRDLATYPWGGPYLRNSKGCMLANFKPGRGDYASDGYAYTSPVGAFFPNDFGLYDMSGNVAEWCDDAYMEASVPVVWDMNPTNPDDNEPRKVVRGGSWKDIAYFLETGTRNFEYQDSARSYIGFRTAMIQIGMGSNGSLN, from the coding sequence ATGAACAAGTTTCTCATTTTGCCTCTCGTTGCGTTCTCGACGCTCTTGCTGGGAGGCTGTGGTTTTGGCAAAGGACCGCAAGGCGACCTAGTCGGAGCTGAGGACCGCCCGGAGTTCAATCCACAGGAGGTTCCTTACGGTATGGTTCCATGCCCAGGCGGCACGTTCCACATGGGACAGACCGACCAGGACATTTCGGCCTCCATGGTCAACATGAATAAGCAGGTAACGATTGCCGGCTTTTACATGGACGAGACCGAAATCACTAACAATGAATATCGTCAGTTTATGAACGCTATTCGCCAGGACTCGATTGATGTGCTGGGTGAAGAGTACGTGATGACTGAACTCTATCCAGATACCACTGTATGGGTGCGCGACTTCACCTATCACATGGGTGACCCGCTGATGGAGTACTACTACACTCACCCTGCCTTCGATGACTACCCAGTAGTAGGTGTTGATTGGTTTGCTGCCAAGTACTTCTGCAACTGGCGCACCAAGCACAAAAACGCCGCCAACGAAGAAGCTGGCCTAGCGCCCACGCCTAACTTCCGTCTACCCTCTGAGGCTGAATGGGAGTACGCTGCCCGTGGTGGCCGTGACCTCGCTACTTACCCATGGGGTGGTCCTTACCTGCGCAACTCGAAGGGTTGCATGCTGGCTAACTTCAAGCCAGGCCGTGGCGACTATGCTTCCGATGGTTATGCTTACACCTCTCCAGTAGGAGCCTTCTTCCCCAATGACTTCGGCCTGTACGACATGTCGGGCAACGTGGCCGAGTGGTGCGATGATGCTTACATGGAGGCCTCAGTACCCGTGGTATGGGATATGAACCCCACTAACCCTGACGATAACGAGCCTCGCAAAGTGGTCCGTGGTGGTTCGTGGAAAGACATTGCTTACTTCTTGGAGACGGGTACCCGCAACTTCGAATACCAGGATTCGGCCCGTTCCTACATCGGTTTCCGCACTGCCATGATTCAGATTGGCATGGGCTCCAATGGCAGCTTGAACTAG
- a CDS encoding DUF4271 domain-containing protein, with the protein MRSTGVYALLLLLGLLLGTVRLTSAAEYRALPVAPRAGLTSDWLIHDAEGNRLVLYLPDYHSPAHAYYQWLTIRPGKPFPISFTARQGLSLFIDNRLVFTARTPASYTVDLTQLLPAGSTAGSHLLCVWQEDAVPNLASFANVAATPVAPKGKTSGAALVAQPRPRGHQGQTVFLCFLLVIGLAYGSIRATYQPGFARIYQVEGLWGKASVEQDFLTKPTITWLNLGLVLLFSLSFALLLVAIHTNIQSIVILRRLFDVPESAIVLRVLLYTALVAGFVIGKYLFLELMGYIFDVTDLVMVQYREFVRTILFMGLFLPLVMFLYLGLNQRLPETVLWVSNGVVSLLLVGTVLRVARTLHRKASLLNLHLFSYLCATEVIPLVILLKLIVFTY; encoded by the coding sequence GTGCGTTCCACCGGTGTATATGCTCTGCTGCTACTGCTTGGGTTGCTTTTAGGCACCGTCCGGCTGACTTCAGCGGCAGAATATCGGGCGCTACCAGTGGCTCCGCGCGCAGGCCTCACCTCCGACTGGCTTATTCATGATGCGGAAGGGAACCGGCTGGTTTTGTACCTCCCCGATTACCATTCCCCAGCCCATGCTTATTACCAATGGCTTACTATCAGGCCTGGCAAGCCATTCCCTATTAGCTTCACTGCTCGTCAGGGCCTAAGCCTGTTTATCGATAATCGGCTGGTGTTTACCGCGCGCACACCTGCCTCTTATACCGTCGATCTAACCCAGCTACTTCCGGCAGGCTCCACGGCCGGTTCTCACTTGCTATGCGTTTGGCAGGAAGATGCCGTTCCCAATCTCGCTTCGTTTGCTAACGTAGCCGCCACTCCCGTTGCTCCCAAGGGTAAGACTTCGGGAGCTGCTCTTGTAGCTCAGCCCCGGCCCCGTGGTCACCAGGGCCAAACGGTATTCCTGTGCTTCCTCTTGGTAATCGGACTGGCCTACGGTAGCATTCGGGCCACATATCAACCGGGTTTCGCGCGTATTTATCAGGTAGAAGGGCTCTGGGGAAAAGCATCCGTTGAGCAGGACTTCTTAACCAAGCCCACTATAACCTGGCTTAATCTGGGTCTGGTGCTACTCTTTTCCTTATCCTTTGCCCTGCTTCTGGTAGCCATTCATACCAATATTCAGAGCATCGTTATTCTACGACGGTTATTTGACGTGCCCGAATCGGCAATTGTGTTGAGGGTGCTGCTGTATACTGCTCTAGTGGCGGGGTTTGTGATAGGCAAATACCTATTTCTGGAGCTTATGGGGTATATTTTTGACGTGACAGACCTGGTAATGGTACAATACCGAGAGTTTGTACGCACTATTTTGTTTATGGGGCTGTTTCTACCCTTAGTGATGTTCCTGTATCTCGGGCTCAACCAGCGGCTACCAGAAACGGTCTTGTGGGTTTCCAACGGGGTGGTTTCCTTGCTGTTGGTAGGCACCGTACTACGGGTTGCCCGTACTCTGCATAGGAAGGCGTCGCTGCTAAATCTTCATTTGTTTTCGTACCTTTGCGCCACAGAAGTGATACCCTTGGTCATTCTGTTAAAGCTGATTGTTTTTACCTACTGA
- the gldL gene encoding gliding motility protein GldL, producing MAAKGGNFMYDVVMPKVYGIGAAVVIIGALFKILHWKGADVMLMVGLGTEALIFFLSAFQPNAKEVDWSLVYPELSEGYDPSTNSNKFVEQGTGTGLTRKLDDMLKDANVTPEAINSLGQGLNRLSTTTQQLSQLGDATSATDEYTTKVRSAAQSLERINEAYGKTAQAMTAMADATSYAKEYHLQVQNVTKNLGALNAVYEMELQDANTHLKSMNKFYGTLSQAMENLTEAGKETEQFKQEVTSLTTNLSSLNRVYGNMLNAMRATS from the coding sequence ATGGCAGCAAAAGGCGGTAACTTCATGTATGACGTGGTTATGCCCAAGGTGTATGGCATCGGGGCCGCAGTCGTAATCATCGGAGCATTGTTTAAAATTCTGCACTGGAAAGGTGCTGACGTTATGCTGATGGTGGGACTGGGTACTGAAGCCCTGATCTTCTTCCTAAGCGCATTCCAGCCAAATGCCAAAGAAGTTGATTGGTCACTGGTATATCCCGAACTGAGCGAAGGTTACGACCCTTCTACTAACAGCAACAAGTTCGTTGAGCAAGGCACTGGCACGGGCCTGACCCGTAAGCTGGATGATATGCTGAAAGATGCTAACGTAACTCCTGAGGCTATCAACTCGCTGGGCCAAGGCTTGAACCGCCTGAGCACTACCACTCAGCAGCTGTCGCAGCTTGGTGATGCCACCAGCGCTACTGACGAGTACACGACGAAGGTTCGCTCAGCGGCTCAGTCGTTGGAGCGTATTAATGAAGCTTACGGCAAAACAGCTCAGGCAATGACTGCCATGGCTGACGCTACCAGCTATGCTAAAGAGTACCACCTGCAGGTGCAGAACGTAACCAAGAATCTGGGCGCTCTGAATGCAGTGTACGAAATGGAGCTACAGGATGCTAACACGCACCTCAAGTCCATGAACAAGTTCTACGGCACTTTGTCGCAGGCTATGGAAAACCTGACTGAAGCCGGTAAAGAAACTGAGCAGTTCAAGCAGGAAGTTACTAGCCTGACTACTAACCTCAGCTCGCTCAACCGTGTGTACGGTAACATGCTGAACGCCATGCGCGCTACCAGCTAA